From a single Lolium rigidum isolate FL_2022 chromosome 7, APGP_CSIRO_Lrig_0.1, whole genome shotgun sequence genomic region:
- the LOC124673191 gene encoding COBRA-like protein 7, translating to MYAATNRIPFPRLAVLLLLVAIAAAQPSPVAPPPDDAGCNGVLLTYTFEGRERIRPFLDPATEAASQPYSFRANATVLNSGVRTLPSWALLLTFIHGEILVGVDGAVLTSGADLPYNTTAAPTTTTSFSGYPQTDLLTPIATAGDLSKIQATVRLYGTLFAGPEPLVPLPSALSLADPAYNCSPLAPAPTTTRSTCCVLKSPDQLAAEAPAGSAAASYLPRVAGDLVITYDVLQAHESTYLALVTLENDAPMGRLDGWELSWEWQRGEFVNTMRGAYPRKVDASECLFGPQGQYYKDIDFSKVLNCERRPAVFDLPPERRQDASMGQIEHCCRNGTLLPKSMGDGTQSVSAFQMEVYKMPPDVNRTSRLHAPANFRVTGASTLNPEYACGQPLPVSPSEFPDPSGLDSTTLAVASWQVSCNITMDDTTKPSKPPQCCVSFSSFNDESVVPCTTCACGCPAPAPRTCSATAPAMLLPPYALLMPFERRDKEALKWAHDNELGAPPDPLPCGDMCGVSVNWHLATDAAGGWSARITLFNWEDSDMRDWFASVVLDDKVYGGFEQAYSFNATAAGDGTIFMRGREGFDDLIRESNMSGVDYPVPGKQQSVLSFTKKTSPADVDVLRRDGFPTKVFFNGEECAMPQRIPSHGVGVHASRGALLLLLLFSLVL from the coding sequence ATGTACGCCGCCACCAATCGGATCCCCTTCCCTCGCCTCGCCGTCCTTCTCCTGCTGGTCGCGATCGCGGCGGCACAGCCGTCGCCAGTGGCACCACCGCCCGACGACGCGGGCTGCAACGGCGTCCTCCTCACCTACACCTTCGAGGGCCGCGAGAGGATCAGGCCGTTCCTCGACCCGGCCACGGAGGCGGCCTCGCAgccctactccttccgcgccaacgcCACCGTGCTCAACTCCGGCGTCCGGACGCTCCCGTCCTGGGCGCTGCTGCTCACCTTCATCCACGGCGAGATCCTCGTTGGTGTGGATGGCGCCGTGCTCACCTCCGGCGCCGACCTGCCGTACAACACCACTGCGGCGCCCACaacgacgacgtccttctccgggTACCCGCAGACGGACCTCCTCACGCCGATCGCCACCGCTGGCGACCTGTCCAAGATACAGGCGACGGTGAGGCTCTATGGCACGCTCTTTGCCGGGCCGGAGCCGCTCGTGCCGCTCCCGTCCGCGCTCTCCCTCGCCGACCCGGCGTACAACTGCTCACCGCTCGCCCCCGCACCAACGACGACCCGCTCTACGTGCTGCGTGCTCAAGTCCCCAGATCAACTCGCGGCCGAGGCGCCGGCCGGGAGCGCTGCCGCATCCTACCTCCCGCGCGTGGCGGGCGACCTGGTGATCACCTACGACGTGCTCCAGGCGCACGAGAGCACGTACCTGGCGCTGGTCACCCTCGAGAACGACGCGCCGATGGGCCGCCTCGACGGGTGGGAGCTGTCGTGGGAGTGGCAGCGCGGCGAGTTCGTCAACACCATGAGAGGCGCCTACCCGAGGAAGGTGGACGCGAGCGAGTGCCTCTTCGGGCCGCAGGGACAGTACTACAAGGACATCGACTTCTCCAAGGTGCTCAACTGCGAGCGCCGCCCCGCGGTGTTCGACCTGCCGCCGGAGCGCCGGCAAGACGCGTCCATGGGACAGATCGAGCACTGCTGTAGGAACGGGACATTGCTTCCCAAGTCCATGGGGGACGGCACGCAGTCCGTGTCGGCGTTCCAGATGGAGGTGTACAAGATGCCGCCGGACGTGAACCGGACCAGCAGGCTCCATGCTCCGGCCAACTTCAGGGTCACCGGCGCGTCGACGCTGAACCCGGAGTACGCGTGCGGGCAGCCCCTGCCGGTGAGCCCCTCGGAATTCCCGGATCCGAGCGGGCTCGACTccaccacgctcgccgtcgcctcgtgGCAGGTGTCGTGCAACATCACCATGGACGACACCACCAAACCGTCCAAGCCGCCGCAGTGTTGCGTGTCCTTCTCCTCGTTCAACGACGAGTCGGTGGTCCCCTGCACCACCTGCGCGTGCGGGtgcccggcgccggcgccgaggaCCTGCAGCGCGACGGCCCCGGCCATGCTCCTGCCGCCGTACGCGCTGCTGATGCCGTTCGAGAGGCGGGACAAGGAGGCGCTCAAGTGGGCGCACGACAATGAGCTGGGCGCGCCGCCGGACCCGCTGCCCTGCGGCGACATGTGCGGCGTCAGCGTGAACTGGCACCTCGCCACGGACGCCGCCGGCGGGTGGAGCGCGCGGATCACGCTCTTCAACTGGGAGGACTCGGACATGCGGGACTGGTTCGCCTCCGTGGTCCTGGACGACAAGGTCTACGGCGGGTTCGAGCAGGCCTACTCCTtcaacgccaccgccgccggggaCGGCACCATCTTCATGCGCGGCAGGGAAGGCTTCGACGACCTCATCAGGGAGAGCAACATGAGCGGCGTCGACTACCCCGTGCCCGGAAAGCAGCAGTCCGtgctctccttcaccaagaagacgTCACCTGCCGACGTCGACGTGCTTCGCCGCGACGGGTTCCCCACCAAGGTGTTCTTCAACGGGGAGGAGTGTGCGATGCCGCAGAGGATTCCGAGTCACGGGGTTGGCGTTCACGCTAGCCGTGGTGCTCTCCTCCTCTTGCTACTGTTTTCCTTGGTGTTGTGA